One genomic segment of Naumovozyma castellii chromosome 7, complete genome includes these proteins:
- the MRP7 gene encoding mitochondrial 54S ribosomal protein bL27m (ancestral locus Anc_1.410), whose product MSLSNAINLSFVGRFATVVWQQVRHSTKRAAGSRTSMKDSAGRRLGPKKYEGQEVISGQILLRQRGTKFYPGENVGIGKDHTLYALEPGIVRYYLDPFHPRRKFIGVALNREYLLPKEHFEPNLRRFGRSILKNPKAAQLEERTLPRKQELVKDEILDRLQSRELERVKLRKEFASILESQNKPSNLTDMEITTSYLIRLRSSLKNGFQLEDAQFYSKSYLEMQTKLKANKEKWEPAKLALSLEQIETITKSLDKSVCFTNKLKLMAYISPEEKLNKKQALMETLKTKFSNNVVTRKDKKLLDELFASANEFLTLSEEVHLRRKFMKPVLSEHLAPPLAKESVKDKKVLKKATMINCFNYEKRRVDNIIRSKESFPNRV is encoded by the coding sequence ATGTCGTTGTCTAATGCAATCAATTTGTCCTTTGTAGGAAGGTTTGCTACAGTAGTTTGGCAGCAGGTCCGTCATTCAACTAAAAGGGCCGCCGGTTCGAGAACTTCCATGAAGGATTCCGCAGGTAGAAGACTTGGaccaaagaaatatgaGGGTCAAGAGGTCATTAGTGGACAGATCTTGTTGAGACAACGTGGTACTAAGTTCTATCCGGGAGAAAATGTCGGAATCGGGAAGGATCACACACTTTATGCCTTGGAACCTGGTATTGTGAGATATTATCTGGATCCGTTCCATCCAAGAAGGAAGTTTATTGGTGTGGCGTTGAATAGAGAATATCTATTGCCCAAAGAGCATTTTGAACCAAACTTAAGAAGATTTGGACGTAGCATTTTGAAGAATCCAAAGGCAGCACAATTGGAAGAACGGACTTTGCCTAGAAAGCAAGAACTGGtaaaagatgaaattttggatCGTTTGCAATCTCGTGAGTTAGAAAGAGTCAAGTTAAGGAAGGAATTTGCATCCATTTTAGAATCTCAAAATAAACCTTCCAATTTAACTGACATGGAAATCACTACTTCTTATTTGATTCGACTTAgatcttctttgaaaaatgggTTCCAATTGGAAGATGCTCAATtttattccaaatcatATCTTGAAATGCAAACAAAACTTAAGGctaataaagaaaaatgggAACCAGCAAAACTGGCATTATCACtagaacaaattgaaacGATAACGAAATCATTGGACAAGTCAGTGTGTTTCACCAATAAACTAAAATTAATGGCATATATATCACCTGAAGAAAAACTAAACAAGAAACAAGCATTAATGGAAACTTTAAAAACGAAATTCAGCAATAATGTTGtaacaagaaaagataaaaaattattagatgaattattCGCCAGTGCTAACGAATTCTTAACTCTATCTGAAGAAGTTCATTTAAGGAGGAAATTTATGAAACCTGTCTTATCCGAACACTTGGCTCCACCTCTTGCAAAGGAGTCTGTGAAAGACAAGAAAGTATTGAAGAAAGCaacaatgataaattgCTTCAACTATGAGAAGCGGAGAgttgataatattattaggTCGAAGGAATCTTTCCCAAATAGAGTGTAA